The proteins below come from a single Fusarium verticillioides 7600 chromosome 3, whole genome shotgun sequence genomic window:
- a CDS encoding ribonuclease Z, which produces MQTWGTRRLAHLFNSSSRPLPPTFSSTSPGLYFCRRAWNGSKPKVKSRAFRKPRLFSEPIVKPKPTPNPNLSENSAGAPMTTTVEIASAPTVDTPGTCLFVHSDKRAYLFGRPEEGTQRAFQSRRLGMGATEQVFLSGSVSWELVGGLFGYVLTVGGALEASREQTALINEERKSKGQKLTKQAAFETIHIHGGENLNHTLAACRPVILRQPISVRTHEYRENLRLETIESIEPDWKDDVLRVWKIPIQRDRSSSPKKRRRSSAIAISEDQEEAQFKEWSPLSDPEYATTLVEKVMFNGRLKGNGMLIPVKLSEVKPKDTTIFIREEGKAKLYKGPRPGDGSKLTEPDQIVWVFPEKETQIDRSGDILNVTHRPLPPTIYSQSSMCYIVKCLDRRGKFNPQKAKELGVQVTDFKQLTAGNTVVTKDGVTVTPEQVLGETQPGQGFILADIESHDLIDSFMERPEWSNTELMSHVAIVYWILGPGMADDARIQKFVDEHPTMKHFFCAQDTCPNMISLAGPGQLQTKLRRVDPERFTLLKFDNDVKGAMPNGSQVESGRTGTKIALMPRLKFGEGEIAPFPDLMEAAQSVSDEILELARKAREETSDPEFLRKLEEDEQDIPNRDAEIIPLGTGSSIPGKYRNVSSTLIRVPGIGNYLLDVGEGTLGQIRRLFGEEETGNILRDLRCIVISHLHADHHLGTPNMIKAWYEHTIEDTNAKLAISCISRYKALLEEVSQVEDIGFHRLHFPHCSSTKPDKYNTGPFVIDNGDFGLRVIKRIPVPHCWLSYGTELELTSGLRIAYSGDCRPSNEFARECEGAHLLIHECTFDDDMLAHAKKKGHSTMGEALEVARKMKARRTLLTHFSQRYVKADSLKRDERGQAGEALMALDLMSVKLGDFRKAAAFQPAIAMLMADAGDK; this is translated from the coding sequence ATGCAAACATGGGGCACTCGACGCCTCGCACATTTATTCAATTCTTCTAGCCGTCCATTACCACCCACTTTTTCATCAACTTCACCTGGACTTTATTTCTGCAGACGAGCCTGGAACGGTTCAAAGCCAAAAGTAAAGTCTCGAGCTTTCAGAAAACCCCGCCTATTCTCTGAACCTATCGTGAAACCAAAACCAACCCCAAATCCAAATCTAAGCGAGAATTCTGCTGGTGCTCCAATGACGACTACGGTTGAGATCGCTTCGGCGCCCACCGTGGATACTCCCGGAACCTGTCTCTTTGTCCACAGCGATAAACGGGCGTATCTGTTTGGCCGACCCGAAGAAGGGACACAGCGCGCTTTCCAGAGCAGGAGACTTGGAATGGGAGCAACAGAGCAAGTCTTTCTCAGCGGCAGTGTCTCGTGGGAGTTGGTTGGAGGTCTCTTCGGCTATGTTCTCACAGTTGGTGGCGCTCTAGAGGCGAGCAGGGAACAGACGGCATTGATCAATGAGGAAAGGAAGAGCAAGGGCCAAAAGTTGACGAAGCAAGCTGCTTTCGAAACCATTCACATCCATGGTGGCGAGAATCTAAACCACACTCTCGCCGCATGCCGTCCCGTCATTTTACGTCAACCGATCTCTGTGCGCACGCATGAGTATAGAGAAAACCTTCGGCTTGAGACAATCGAGAGCATAGAACCCGACTGGAAAGACGACGTGCTCCGTGTGTGGAAGATTCCGATTCAACGAGATCGCTCCAGCAGCCCAAAGAAGCGTCGCAGGTCGAGCGCCATCGCTATCAGTGAAGACCAAGAGGAAGCACAGTTCAAAGAGTGGTCACCACTTTCAGACCCTGAATATGCGACCACTCTTGTTGAGAAAGTCATGTTCAATGGAAGACTCAAAGGAAACGGCATGCTCATCCCTGTCAAGCTGAGCGAGGTCAAGCCCAAGGATACTACTATCTTTATACGGGAGgaaggcaaagcaaagcttTACAAGGGTCCTAGACCTGGCGATGGGTCAAAATTGACAGAGCCGGATCAAATTGTTTGGGTATTCCCCGAGAAGGAGACTCAAATCGATCGCAGCGGGGATATCCTCAACGTGACACATCGACCACTGCCCCCAACAATCTACAGCCAAAGCTCCATGTGCTACATCGTCAAATGCCTCGACCGCCGCGGGAAATTCAATCCTCAGAAGGCGAAAGAGCTTGGAGTACAGGTCACTGACTTCAAGCAACTGACTGCGGGCAATACTGTAGTGACAAAAGATGGCGTCACTGTAACCCCTGAGCAGGTCCTTGGCGAGACTCAGCCCGGACAAGGATTCATTCTCGCCGACATCGAATCTCACGACCTCATTGACTCATTCATGGAGCGACCTGAATGGTCTAACACGGAATTGATGTCTCATGTGGCTATTGTGTATTGGATTCTCGGCCCAGGAATGGCAGACGATGCTAGAATCCAGAAGTTTGTGGATGAGCACCCCACGATGAAGCACTTCTTCTGCGCTCAAGACACATGCCCCAATATGATTTCTCTGGCTGGACCTGGGCAGTTACAGACCAAGCTACGTAGGGTCGACCCTGAGAGATTCACTCTCCTCAAATTCGATAACGATGTCAAGGGAGCCATGCCAAATGGATCACAGGTTGAGTCTGGCCGGACAGGAACCAAAATTGCGCTCATGCCTCGACTCAAATTCGGCGAGGGCGAGATTGCCCCGTTTCCTGATCTCATGGAGGCAGCTCAGTCTGTCAGTGATGAGATTCTAGAACTGGCACGAAAGGCTCGTGAAGAGACATCTGATCCCGAGTTCTTGCGAAAATTGGAAGAGGACGAACAAGATATTCCCAATCGTGATGCTGAAATCATCCCCCTTGGGACTGGCTCTTCAATTCCAGGCAAATATCGCAATGTTTCGTCAACACTGATTCGGGTACCTGGTATTGGAAACTATCTTctcgatgttggtgagggCACCTTGGGTCAAATCCGACGGCTCTTTGGAGAGGAGGAAACTGGAAATATACTCCGAGATCTCAGGTGCATTGTCATCAGCCATCTTCACGCTGATCATCACCTCGGTACTCCCAATATGATCAAAGCCTGGTACGAGCACACCATCGAGGACACCAATGCCAAGCTAGCTATATCCTGTATATCAAGATACAAGGCGCTCTTGGAAGAGGTCTCTCAAGTCGAGGATATTGGTTTCCACAGACTCCATTTCCCCCATTGCAGCAGCACCAAGCCCGATAAGTACAACACCGGCCCCTTCGTGATCGATAACGGAGACTTTGGGCTCCGTGTTATCAAACGCATCCCAGTTCCTCACTGCTGGCTCTCCTACGGAACAGAACTCGAGCTCACATCCGGTCTCCGCATCGCATACTCAGGTGACTGCCGTCCCTCAAACGAGTTCGCTCGGGAGTGCGAAGGTGCCCACCTCCTTATCCACGAGTGCACGTTCGACGATGACATGCTGGCTCACGCTAAGAAAAAGGGCCACTCTACAATGGGCGAGGCACTAGAGGTTGCGCGCAAGATGAAGGCTCGAAGGACGCTGCTCACGCATTTCTCGCAACGCTATGTCAAGGCTGATTCGTtgaagagagatgagagaggtCAGGCTGGTGAGGCACTCATGGCTCTTGATCTTATGAGTGTTAAGCTGGGCGATTTCAGGAAGGCTGCTGCTTTCCAGCCTGCGATTGCTATGCTCATGGCGGATGCAGGTGACAAATAA